In one Achromobacter spanius genomic region, the following are encoded:
- a CDS encoding amino acid permease — translation MASKQNTELKGGLKSRHLTMMSIAGVIGAALFVGSGKQIALAGPAVILAYLGGGILVILAMRMLGEMAVAQPDTGSFSTYADRAIGRWAGFTIGWLYWYFWALLMGWEAYVAGQILHGWFPMVPDWGYALFITVALIVVNFMNVRNYGEFEFWFALIKVIAIVAFLIIGSLAVVHLWPWGEARGVSQLTAQGFMPNGIKSVVVAMLGVMFAFIGAEIVTVAAAESADPAREIIKTTRSVVWRICLFYVGSIFIIVCLVPYNDPLLSQPTHGSYNVALSRLGVPYAQAIVNFIVLTSVCSCFNSALYTASRMLYSLSRRGDAHRIMQVTGRRTGTPYVGVLISSAFAFVAVWMMATSKMDLYDVLMQATGTIALFVYLAIALSQLRMRYRLQAQGVELRFKMWLFPWLTYAVIVCIIAALITMVVEGTYRNEVAYTSLLAGGIVLMGLAAQRWDIGTRRRRELLSGAPG, via the coding sequence TTGGCCAGCAAACAAAACACCGAGCTCAAGGGTGGCTTGAAGTCGCGCCATCTGACGATGATGTCGATCGCCGGGGTCATCGGGGCGGCGTTGTTCGTCGGGTCCGGCAAGCAGATCGCGCTGGCGGGGCCGGCCGTCATCCTGGCCTATCTGGGCGGCGGCATCCTGGTCATTCTGGCCATGCGCATGCTGGGCGAAATGGCGGTGGCGCAGCCCGACACCGGGTCGTTTTCCACCTACGCCGACCGCGCCATCGGGCGCTGGGCGGGCTTCACCATCGGCTGGCTGTACTGGTACTTCTGGGCCTTGCTGATGGGCTGGGAAGCCTATGTGGCCGGGCAGATTCTGCACGGATGGTTTCCGATGGTGCCGGACTGGGGCTATGCGCTCTTCATCACCGTGGCGCTCATCGTCGTCAACTTCATGAACGTGCGCAACTACGGTGAATTCGAATTCTGGTTCGCGCTGATCAAGGTGATTGCCATCGTGGCGTTCCTGATCATCGGCAGCCTGGCGGTGGTGCATCTGTGGCCCTGGGGCGAAGCGCGCGGCGTGTCGCAGTTGACGGCGCAGGGCTTCATGCCCAATGGCATCAAGTCGGTGGTGGTGGCCATGCTGGGCGTGATGTTCGCCTTCATCGGCGCGGAAATCGTCACGGTGGCCGCCGCCGAATCGGCCGACCCCGCGCGTGAAATCATCAAGACCACGCGTTCGGTGGTGTGGCGGATCTGCCTGTTCTACGTGGGGTCCATCTTCATCATCGTCTGCCTGGTGCCCTACAACGACCCGTTGCTGTCGCAGCCCACGCATGGCAGCTACAACGTGGCGCTCAGCAGGCTGGGCGTGCCGTACGCGCAGGCCATCGTCAACTTCATCGTGCTGACGTCCGTGTGCAGTTGCTTCAATTCGGCCTTGTACACGGCATCGCGCATGCTGTATTCGCTGTCACGGCGGGGCGACGCGCATCGCATCATGCAAGTGACCGGCCGCCGCACCGGCACGCCGTATGTGGGCGTGCTGATTTCCAGCGCGTTCGCGTTCGTGGCGGTCTGGATGATGGCCACGTCCAAGATGGATCTGTACGACGTGCTGATGCAGGCCACCGGCACCATCGCGCTGTTCGTGTACCTGGCCATTGCGCTGTCGCAGTTGCGCATGCGCTATCGGCTGCAAGCGCAGGGCGTTGAGCTGAGGTTCAAGATGTGGCTGTTTCCGTGGCTGACCTATGCGGTCATCGTGTGCATCATCGCCGCGCTGATCACGATGGTGGTGGAAGGCACTTACCGCAACGAAGTCGCCTACACGTCTTTGCTGGCGGGGGGTATCGTGCTGATGGGCCTGGCCGCGCAGCGCTGGGACATCGGCACCCGCCGGCGGCGCGAGCTGCTCAGCGGTGCGCCCGGCTAA
- the otnK gene encoding 3-oxo-tetronate kinase, producing the protein MTIKLGCIADDFTGATDLANNLVRAGMRTVQTIGVPGEPLRADADAVVVALKTRTLPVDDAVAQSVAALQWLQQQGAEQIYFKYCSTFDSTPAGNIGPVTDALMTRLGTRFTIATPAFPDNKRTVFKGYLFAGDVLLNESGMQHHPLTPMTDPNLVRVLQAQTARKVGLIDYSVVALGPDAILARMQALKDEGVEIAIVDAVSNDDLLRLGPALRGMPLVTAGSGVAIGLPGNWGLTPASAASQARAPGLQAVVAGSCSSATNAQVAAFIDAGRPALALDPLRLASEEDVVAQVLDWAEPRMQDGPVLVYSTAQPDAVKAAQGALGAERAGAMIEAALARIAVGLVERGVRQLIVAGGETSGAVVQALGLQQMAIGEQIDPGVPWCAGYTPVADAELSIALKSGNFGTRDFFTKAFG; encoded by the coding sequence ATGACCATCAAACTGGGCTGTATTGCCGACGACTTCACGGGCGCCACCGACCTGGCCAACAACCTGGTGCGCGCGGGCATGCGCACCGTGCAAACCATAGGCGTGCCGGGCGAGCCCCTGCGCGCCGACGCGGATGCCGTGGTGGTGGCATTGAAAACGCGAACGCTGCCCGTGGATGACGCCGTGGCGCAGTCCGTGGCTGCATTGCAATGGTTGCAGCAGCAAGGCGCCGAGCAGATCTACTTCAAATACTGCTCCACCTTCGACAGCACGCCGGCCGGCAATATCGGCCCGGTCACCGATGCCTTGATGACGCGGCTGGGCACGCGCTTCACCATCGCCACCCCCGCCTTTCCCGACAACAAGCGCACCGTCTTCAAGGGCTACCTTTTTGCGGGCGATGTGTTGCTGAACGAATCGGGCATGCAACATCATCCGCTGACGCCGATGACCGACCCGAACCTTGTGCGCGTGTTGCAGGCGCAGACCGCGCGCAAGGTCGGGCTGATCGACTACAGCGTGGTGGCCTTGGGGCCCGACGCGATTCTTGCGCGCATGCAGGCCCTGAAAGACGAGGGCGTGGAGATCGCGATTGTGGACGCGGTGTCCAACGACGACCTGCTGCGGCTGGGCCCGGCGCTGCGCGGCATGCCGCTGGTGACGGCGGGTTCTGGTGTGGCGATTGGCCTGCCGGGCAACTGGGGCCTGACGCCCGCCAGCGCCGCCAGCCAGGCGCGCGCGCCCGGTTTGCAGGCCGTGGTGGCGGGTAGCTGCTCCAGCGCCACCAATGCGCAGGTGGCGGCCTTTATTGACGCAGGCCGGCCAGCGCTGGCGCTGGACCCTTTGCGGCTGGCTTCTGAAGAAGACGTCGTGGCACAGGTGTTGGATTGGGCCGAGCCGCGCATGCAGGATGGCCCGGTGCTGGTCTATTCCACGGCGCAACCCGACGCGGTCAAGGCGGCGCAGGGCGCGCTGGGCGCGGAGCGTGCGGGCGCCATGATCGAAGCGGCCTTGGCGCGCATTGCGGTCGGGCTGGTCGAACGCGGTGTGCGCCAATTGATTGTTGCGGGCGGAGAAACCTCGGGCGCGGTGGTGCAGGCGCTGGGCTTGCAACAGATGGCCATCGGCGAGCAGATCGACCCGGGCGTGCCGTGGTGCGCCGGCTACACGCCGGTGGCCGACGCCGAGCTCAGCATCGCGCTGAAGTCCGGCAACTTCGGCACGCGGGACTTCTTCACCAAGGCATTCGGCTGA
- the ltnD gene encoding L-threonate dehydrogenase, whose amino-acid sequence MSHPQPTPRRVGVIGLGAMGAGIAQSLRRAGHDVHVHDIRPEAAAAFAEQGGVACATLADMAAACDIVVSVVVNAQQTEAVLYGSGGIAAALRPGAVFVMCSTVDPNWSIALEARLAEQGVLYLDAPISGGAAKAAAGQMTMMTAGSAAAYAACGAVLESMAGKVYRLGDRAGAGSKVKIINQLLAGVHIAVAAEAMALGLREGVDADALYEVITHSAGNSWMFENRMPHVLAADYTPLSAVDIFVKDLGLVLDTARHSKFPLPLASTAHQMFMQASTAGHGREDDSAVIKIFPGINLPEAK is encoded by the coding sequence ATGAGCCATCCGCAACCCACCCCCCGCCGCGTTGGCGTCATCGGCCTGGGCGCCATGGGCGCGGGCATCGCCCAGAGCCTGCGCCGCGCCGGCCACGATGTGCACGTCCATGACATCCGCCCCGAGGCCGCCGCCGCCTTCGCCGAGCAAGGCGGTGTGGCCTGCGCCACCTTGGCCGACATGGCCGCCGCCTGCGACATCGTGGTGAGCGTGGTCGTCAACGCGCAGCAGACCGAGGCCGTGCTGTATGGCAGCGGCGGTATCGCCGCCGCCCTGCGCCCCGGCGCGGTGTTCGTGATGTGTTCCACCGTGGACCCCAACTGGTCCATCGCGCTGGAAGCCCGCCTGGCCGAGCAGGGCGTGCTGTACCTGGATGCACCGATCTCGGGCGGCGCGGCCAAGGCCGCCGCCGGCCAGATGACGATGATGACGGCGGGCAGCGCGGCGGCCTATGCCGCCTGCGGCGCGGTGCTGGAATCCATGGCGGGCAAGGTCTACCGGCTGGGTGACCGCGCGGGCGCGGGCAGCAAGGTCAAGATCATCAACCAACTGCTGGCCGGCGTACACATCGCCGTGGCCGCCGAAGCCATGGCGCTGGGCCTGCGTGAAGGCGTGGACGCGGACGCGCTGTACGAGGTCATCACGCATAGCGCCGGCAATAGCTGGATGTTCGAGAACCGCATGCCCCATGTGTTGGCGGCCGACTACACACCCTTGTCGGCCGTGGATATTTTTGTGAAGGACCTGGGGCTGGTGCTGGATACCGCGCGGCACAGCAAGTTTCCGTTGCCGCTAGCGTCCACCGCGCATCAGATGTTCATGCAGGCGTCCACGGCCGGGCATGGGCGCGAAGACGACAGCGCCGTCATCAAGATTTTTCCGGGCATCAATTTGCCGGAGGCCAAATGA
- the denD gene encoding D-erythronate dehydrogenase — protein MNILITGGAGFLGQRLARKLLEQGTLTLDANGPQAITRIDLLDVVKTDAFTADPRVHTRVGDIADPDVLRAAIDTDTRAIFHLAAIVSGQAEADFDLGMRINLDASRALLDVCRALGHQPRVIFTSSVAVYGGDLPDTVRDDTALNPQSSYGTQKAIAELLLADYTRRGFVDGRVLRLPTISVRPGRPNAAASSFASGIIREPLNGETAVCPVGPDTRLWLLSPRGAIQALIAGCELPADAVADRAPINLPGVSVTVADMEQALREVAGDAVADRITWRPDDKVERIVGSWPGRWDTTRANRLGLAGDKSFADIIRAYLADDLPR, from the coding sequence ATGAACATCCTGATTACCGGCGGCGCCGGATTCCTGGGCCAGCGGCTGGCTCGCAAACTGCTGGAGCAGGGCACGCTGACGCTGGACGCCAACGGCCCGCAAGCCATCACACGCATCGACCTGCTGGACGTCGTCAAGACCGACGCCTTCACCGCTGACCCGCGCGTGCATACGCGGGTGGGCGACATCGCCGACCCCGATGTGCTGCGCGCAGCCATCGACACCGATACCCGCGCCATCTTCCATCTGGCCGCCATCGTCAGCGGACAGGCCGAAGCGGATTTCGATCTGGGCATGCGCATCAACCTGGATGCCTCACGCGCCTTGCTGGACGTGTGCCGCGCGCTGGGCCACCAGCCGCGCGTGATCTTCACCAGTTCGGTGGCGGTCTACGGCGGCGACTTGCCCGACACCGTGCGCGACGACACCGCCTTGAACCCGCAATCGTCCTACGGCACGCAGAAGGCCATTGCCGAACTGCTGCTGGCCGACTACACGCGGCGCGGCTTTGTGGACGGGCGCGTGCTGCGCCTGCCCACCATCAGCGTGCGCCCCGGCCGGCCCAACGCGGCTGCCTCGTCGTTCGCCAGCGGCATCATCCGCGAACCGCTCAACGGCGAAACCGCCGTGTGTCCGGTTGGCCCCGACACGCGCCTGTGGCTGCTGTCGCCGCGCGGCGCCATTCAGGCCTTGATTGCCGGCTGCGAATTACCCGCGGATGCCGTGGCCGACCGCGCGCCGATCAATCTGCCGGGCGTGTCGGTGACGGTGGCCGACATGGAACAGGCGCTGCGCGAGGTTGCGGGCGACGCCGTGGCAGACCGCATCACCTGGCGGCCGGACGACAAGGTCGAGCGCATCGTGGGAAGTTGGCCCGGCCGCTGGGACACCACGCGCGCCAACCGATTGGGCCTGGCGGGCGACAAGAGCTTTGCCGACATCATCCGCGCCTACCTGGCCGACGACCTGCCGCGTTGA
- the otnI gene encoding 2-oxo-tetronate isomerase produces the protein MPRLAANLTMMYNEHAFLDRFQAAASDGFQGVEFLFPYDFAAADIRARLQDNGLTQALFNAPPGDWEAGERGIASLPGREDEFLRGLDQALGYAAQLGNRSLHVMAGLIRPEQDRAAHRAVYVQNLARAASAAASAGITIVIEPINTRDIPGFFLNRQDEAQSICAEVGAANLKVQFDCYHCQIVEGDIAVKLERDMAGIGHIQIAGVPDRHEPNLGELNYPYLFDRIDALGYAGWVGCEYRPKAGTRAGLGWAQPYLAKH, from the coding sequence ATGCCGCGCCTGGCCGCCAACCTGACCATGATGTACAACGAGCACGCCTTCCTGGATCGCTTCCAGGCCGCCGCCAGCGACGGGTTTCAGGGGGTGGAGTTTCTGTTCCCCTACGACTTCGCCGCCGCCGACATCCGCGCGCGGCTGCAAGACAACGGGCTGACGCAAGCGCTTTTCAACGCGCCGCCCGGCGATTGGGAAGCGGGCGAACGCGGGATTGCGTCGCTGCCGGGCCGTGAAGACGAATTCCTGCGCGGCCTGGACCAGGCGCTGGGCTACGCGGCGCAGTTGGGCAACCGCAGCCTGCACGTCATGGCGGGGCTGATTCGTCCTGAGCAAGATCGCGCGGCGCATCGCGCGGTGTACGTGCAGAACCTGGCGCGCGCCGCCAGCGCCGCCGCCTCGGCGGGTATCACTATCGTGATCGAACCCATCAACACGCGTGACATTCCCGGCTTCTTTCTGAACCGCCAAGACGAGGCCCAGTCCATATGCGCCGAGGTGGGCGCGGCCAACCTGAAAGTGCAGTTTGATTGCTATCACTGCCAGATCGTCGAAGGCGATATCGCCGTGAAGCTGGAGCGCGACATGGCCGGCATCGGGCACATCCAGATTGCTGGCGTGCCCGACCGCCACGAGCCCAACCTGGGCGAACTGAACTATCCGTATCTGTTCGACCGCATCGACGCGCTGGGCTATGCCGGCTGGGTCGGCTGCGAATACCGCCCCAAGGCCGGCACGCGCGCAGGTCTGGGCTGGGCCCAGCCTTATCTGGCCAAGCACTGA
- a CDS encoding aldolase codes for MTDEARIREEICVVGASLYQRGYTVGAAGNISARLDDGWLITPTDACLGRLDPADLAKVDLDGNWVSGAKPSKTLVLHQGIYRASPESRGIIHTHSTHLVALTLAGVWRPDDVLPPITPYQVMKVGRIPLIAYRRPGDPQAAAEVAAVAGQVRGALFERLGPVVWERSVAQASYALEELEETARLWLMSQPRPEPLSEQAIDELRVTFGARY; via the coding sequence ATGACTGATGAAGCCCGCATCCGCGAAGAAATCTGCGTCGTCGGCGCCAGTCTCTACCAACGCGGCTACACCGTGGGCGCGGCCGGCAACATCAGCGCCCGGCTGGATGATGGCTGGCTGATCACCCCCACCGACGCGTGCCTGGGCCGGCTGGACCCCGCCGATCTGGCCAAGGTGGACCTGGACGGCAACTGGGTGTCGGGCGCCAAGCCGTCCAAGACGCTGGTGCTGCATCAGGGCATCTATCGCGCCAGCCCCGAGTCGCGCGGCATCATCCACACGCATTCCACGCATCTGGTGGCCTTGACGCTTGCCGGCGTGTGGCGGCCCGACGACGTGCTGCCGCCCATCACGCCTTATCAGGTCATGAAGGTGGGCCGCATTCCCTTGATCGCCTATCGCCGGCCCGGCGACCCGCAAGCCGCCGCCGAGGTGGCCGCCGTGGCGGGCCAGGTGCGCGGCGCGCTGTTCGAAAGGTTGGGGCCGGTGGTGTGGGAACGCTCGGTTGCGCAGGCGTCCTACGCGCTGGAAGAGCTGGAAGAAACCGCCCGCCTGTGGCTGATGAGCCAGCCGCGCCCCGAGCCGCTGTCCGAGCAGGCCATCGACGAGCTGCGCGTCACCTTCGGCGCGCGCTACTGA
- a CDS encoding MFS transporter: protein MQWYRELNKTERRTFIAAFGGWAIDALDFMVFTFVIATLMSLWGIDKGQAGMLGTVTLLFSAIGGWLAGILADRYGRVRVLQYTILWFSACTVAIGFAQNFEQLFVLRALQGLGFGGEWAVGSVLMGEIVRAEHRGKAVGTVQSGWAVGWGAAAILYTVAFSLLPPEWAWRSLFWIGVLPAFLVLYIRKNVPEPEVFKRAQAKVHAGEARASFWTIFSPALIKTTVITAILCTGVQGGYYAITTWLPTYLKVERQLSVLNTGGYLMVIILGSFCGYIAGAYLADRLGRRANLLIFSVLSTISVYVYTQVPLTDHQMLFLGFPLGFAASGIFSGIGAYLTELFPSGVRASGQGFAYNFGRGIGALFPSLVGFLSQTHGLGWAIGAFATGAYAVVIVTALLLPETKGRVLE, encoded by the coding sequence ATGCAGTGGTATAGAGAGCTGAACAAGACCGAACGCCGCACCTTCATTGCCGCGTTCGGGGGCTGGGCCATCGACGCCCTGGACTTCATGGTGTTCACCTTCGTGATCGCCACCCTGATGAGCCTGTGGGGCATCGACAAGGGCCAGGCGGGCATGCTGGGCACGGTCACGCTGCTGTTCTCCGCCATTGGCGGCTGGCTGGCCGGCATCCTGGCCGACCGCTATGGCCGCGTGCGCGTCCTGCAATACACGATCCTGTGGTTTTCGGCCTGCACCGTGGCCATAGGCTTTGCGCAGAACTTCGAACAGTTGTTCGTGCTGCGCGCGTTGCAAGGCCTGGGCTTTGGCGGCGAATGGGCCGTGGGCTCGGTGTTGATGGGCGAGATCGTGCGCGCCGAACACCGGGGCAAAGCGGTGGGCACCGTGCAAAGCGGCTGGGCCGTGGGGTGGGGCGCGGCGGCGATCCTGTACACCGTGGCGTTCTCGTTGCTGCCGCCCGAATGGGCCTGGCGCAGCCTGTTTTGGATCGGCGTGTTGCCCGCCTTTCTGGTGCTGTACATCCGCAAGAACGTGCCCGAACCCGAAGTGTTCAAGCGCGCGCAGGCCAAGGTGCATGCCGGCGAGGCGCGCGCGTCGTTCTGGACGATCTTTTCGCCCGCGCTGATCAAGACCACCGTCATCACGGCCATTCTTTGCACGGGCGTGCAGGGCGGCTACTACGCCATCACGACGTGGTTGCCCACTTACCTGAAGGTGGAGCGCCAACTGTCGGTGCTGAACACGGGCGGTTACCTGATGGTGATCATCTTGGGCTCGTTCTGCGGCTACATCGCGGGGGCCTATCTGGCCGACCGCCTGGGCCGTCGCGCCAACCTGTTGATCTTCTCGGTGCTGTCGACCATCAGCGTTTATGTGTACACACAAGTACCGCTGACCGATCACCAGATGCTGTTCCTGGGCTTCCCGCTGGGCTTTGCCGCGTCGGGCATCTTCAGCGGCATCGGCGCTTACCTGACCGAACTGTTCCCGTCGGGCGTGCGGGCATCGGGCCAAGGTTTCGCCTACAACTTCGGGCGCGGCATCGGGGCGTTGTTTCCCAGCCTGGTCGGCTTTCTCAGCCAGACGCATGGGCTGGGTTGGGCCATCGGCGCGTTTGCCACGGGGGCGTATGCGGTGGTGATCGTGACGGCGTTGCTGTTGCCTGAAACCAAGGGGCGCGTGCTGGAATAA
- a CDS encoding amidohydrolase family protein, which yields MSSFPSPPSGEPQQQPPLCLAPLPDMDAATFDIPPGACDTHAHVVAADSSAYPLVPERTYTPPPAPESAYLGMLRQTGMSRGVLVQISVYGTDNRYMLEVLRRHPEQLRGVGVVAPDVSDQELEAMHAAGVRGLRINVLFGGGIGFDAMETLAHRIAGLGWHMQFLMDARQLPDLLPRMRKLPVPGVVDHMGHMPVGDGTDSAGFLALQHLVRDHGWWVKLSGAYRISDRFDDFSDVTPWAQALIDTAPDRMLWGSDWPHVHQTRMVNTGRLRNQLAQWAPDADVRHRILVSNPERLYGFTPAR from the coding sequence ATGAGCTCTTTCCCGTCGCCCCCTTCCGGCGAGCCGCAGCAACAGCCCCCGCTGTGCCTGGCGCCCTTGCCCGACATGGACGCCGCCACCTTCGACATTCCGCCCGGCGCCTGCGACACGCACGCGCATGTCGTCGCCGCCGACAGCAGCGCGTACCCGCTCGTGCCCGAGCGCACCTACACGCCGCCGCCCGCACCCGAATCCGCCTACCTGGGCATGCTGCGCCAAACCGGCATGTCGCGCGGTGTGCTGGTGCAGATCAGCGTCTACGGCACCGACAACCGCTACATGCTGGAAGTGCTGCGCCGTCACCCCGAGCAATTGCGCGGGGTGGGCGTCGTCGCGCCCGACGTCAGCGACCAGGAACTGGAAGCCATGCATGCCGCCGGCGTGCGTGGCCTGCGCATCAACGTCTTGTTTGGCGGCGGCATCGGCTTTGACGCCATGGAAACGTTGGCGCACCGCATTGCCGGCCTGGGCTGGCACATGCAGTTCCTGATGGATGCGCGCCAATTGCCCGACCTGCTGCCGCGCATGCGCAAGCTGCCGGTGCCGGGTGTGGTGGACCATATGGGGCACATGCCGGTGGGCGATGGCACTGACAGCGCGGGCTTTCTGGCCTTGCAGCATCTGGTGCGCGACCACGGCTGGTGGGTCAAGCTATCAGGCGCCTATCGCATCAGCGACCGCTTCGACGATTTCAGCGACGTGACGCCGTGGGCGCAAGCGCTGATCGACACCGCGCCCGACCGCATGCTGTGGGGCAGCGACTGGCCCCATGTGCATCAAACGCGCATGGTCAACACGGGCCGGCTGCGCAACCAGTTGGCGCAGTGGGCGCCGGATGCCGACGTGCGCCACCGCATCCTGGTCAGCAACCCCGAACGCCTGTACGGCTTCACCCCGGCGCGCTAA
- a CDS encoding Bug family tripartite tricarboxylate transporter substrate binding protein, translating to MKKTFRAALAVGLMALGANASAQDYPTRSISMVVPYAAGGSTDGLARIVAQAMGENLGQTIVVENLGGGGTMIGNQRVTRAAPDGYTITFGNMGSLAIAPSLYPKAKFDPRRDMAAIGLVATVPMVLSVSKKSGITTLPDFVARMKKNGADVNFGNAGSGSTSHIAAATFMHVTNTKGMQIPYRGAGPAIADLMAGTVDAVIDQTVTMIPIHEAKRVTALAVASASRLPQIPDVPTFAEAGVPAFNMSVWNGIAAPAGTPPAVIARLEQALAAALNSPGVRDSLDKLAAQAPVGKDQGAAAFQALIARDVPHFAALIQDANITVN from the coding sequence ATGAAGAAGACATTCCGGGCGGCCCTGGCCGTCGGCCTGATGGCGCTTGGCGCCAACGCAAGCGCGCAGGACTACCCCACGCGGTCCATCTCGATGGTGGTGCCCTATGCGGCGGGCGGCTCTACGGATGGCCTGGCCCGCATCGTGGCGCAGGCCATGGGCGAGAACCTGGGCCAGACCATCGTCGTGGAAAACCTGGGCGGCGGCGGCACCATGATCGGTAATCAGCGCGTGACGCGTGCCGCGCCCGACGGCTACACCATCACTTTCGGCAACATGGGGTCGCTGGCGATTGCGCCGTCGCTATATCCCAAGGCCAAGTTTGATCCGCGCCGCGACATGGCCGCCATCGGCCTGGTGGCCACGGTGCCGATGGTGCTGTCGGTCAGCAAGAAAAGCGGCATCACCACGCTGCCCGACTTCGTTGCGCGCATGAAGAAGAACGGCGCGGACGTGAACTTCGGCAACGCGGGGTCCGGCTCCACCAGCCACATCGCGGCGGCCACCTTCATGCACGTGACCAATACCAAGGGCATGCAGATTCCGTATCGCGGAGCGGGGCCGGCCATCGCCGACCTGATGGCCGGCACGGTGGACGCGGTGATTGACCAGACCGTCACGATGATTCCCATCCACGAAGCCAAGCGCGTCACGGCCCTGGCCGTGGCCAGCGCTTCGCGCCTGCCGCAGATTCCCGATGTGCCGACGTTTGCGGAAGCCGGGGTGCCAGCGTTCAACATGAGCGTCTGGAACGGCATCGCCGCACCGGCCGGCACGCCGCCCGCCGTCATCGCGCGTTTGGAACAGGCCTTGGCGGCGGCCCTGAACAGCCCCGGCGTGCGGGATTCGCTGGACAAGCTGGCGGCGCAGGCGCCCGTTGGCAAGGACCAGGGCGCGGCGGCGTTCCAGGCCTTGATCGCGCGTGACGTGCCGCATTTCGCGGCCTTGATTCAAGACGCCAACATCACCGTCAATTGA
- a CDS encoding NAD(P)-dependent oxidoreductase gives MSAAQERVGLIGIGSMGWPMAARLVQAGFAVTVFDAVPGQADKFAQEVGGQAAATCAALAAQSDIIVTMLPTSGIVEQVLSGADGVLAGLRAGSVVVEMSSGVPAHTQRLAQAVAEAGGQMVDAPVSGGVPRARTGELSIMFGGPAATLERVRPALSAMGTSITPVGDVGSAHAMKALNNLVSAGGFLIGVEAMLIGQQFGLDPNVIVDVLNASTGMNNSTQKKFKQFVLSREFNSGFGLDLMVKDLGIALGIATDTGTPTPFASLCRELWASAGKTLGKGQDHTAVARLSEQLAGVELGAKKVAS, from the coding sequence ATGAGCGCAGCGCAAGAGCGCGTGGGGCTGATCGGCATCGGCAGCATGGGCTGGCCGATGGCGGCGCGGCTGGTGCAGGCGGGCTTCGCGGTGACGGTGTTCGACGCCGTGCCGGGCCAGGCCGACAAATTCGCGCAGGAAGTCGGCGGGCAGGCAGCCGCCACCTGCGCGGCGCTGGCCGCGCAAAGCGACATCATCGTCACCATGCTGCCCACCAGCGGCATCGTTGAACAGGTGCTGAGCGGCGCGGATGGCGTGCTGGCGGGCCTGCGCGCCGGCAGCGTGGTGGTGGAGATGAGTTCGGGCGTGCCGGCCCATACCCAACGACTGGCCCAGGCCGTGGCCGAGGCGGGCGGGCAGATGGTGGACGCACCCGTGTCCGGTGGCGTGCCGCGTGCGCGCACCGGTGAGCTATCCATCATGTTCGGCGGCCCGGCCGCCACGCTTGAGCGCGTGCGCCCGGCGCTGTCGGCCATGGGCACGTCCATCACGCCGGTCGGCGATGTAGGCAGCGCGCACGCCATGAAGGCGCTGAACAATCTGGTTTCGGCGGGCGGCTTCCTGATCGGCGTGGAAGCCATGCTGATCGGCCAACAATTCGGCCTGGACCCGAACGTGATCGTGGATGTGTTGAATGCATCCACCGGCATGAACAATTCCACGCAGAAAAAATTCAAGCAGTTCGTGCTGTCGCGCGAATTCAACTCGGGTTTCGGGCTGGATCTGATGGTGAAAGACCTGGGCATTGCGCTGGGCATCGCCACCGACACCGGCACGCCCACGCCGTTTGCGTCACTGTGCCGTGAACTATGGGCGTCGGCGGGCAAGACGCTGGGCAAGGGGCAGGACCACACCGCTGTGGCGCGCCTGTCCGAACAGTTGGCGGGCGTGGAGCTGGGCGCAAAGAAAGTGGCTTCCTAG
- a CDS encoding carboxymuconolactone decarboxylase family protein, with translation MADTKSETQALFDQGLNLRREVLGTEYVDGSLARANDFMMAFQNITTEWCWGYTWGRPGLEKKTRSMLNLAMLTALNRPAEIKLHVKGALNNGVTVEEIKEILLQATVYCGIPAGLDAFKVANQVLEEEGAFKEQQA, from the coding sequence ATGGCAGACACCAAATCCGAAACCCAAGCCCTGTTCGACCAAGGGCTGAACCTGCGTCGCGAGGTGCTGGGCACCGAGTACGTGGACGGTTCGCTGGCGCGCGCCAACGACTTCATGATGGCGTTTCAGAACATCACCACCGAATGGTGCTGGGGCTATACCTGGGGCCGCCCGGGCCTGGAGAAAAAGACCCGCAGCATGCTGAACCTGGCCATGCTGACGGCGCTGAACCGCCCGGCCGAGATCAAGCTGCACGTCAAGGGCGCGCTGAACAACGGCGTCACGGTGGAAGAGATCAAAGAGATCCTGCTGCAAGCCACCGTGTACTGCGGCATTCCGGCGGGGCTGGACGCCTTCAAGGTGGCCAACCAGGTGCTGGAAGAAGAGGGCGCCTTCAAGGAGCAGCAAGCATGA